A single window of Pseudarthrobacter psychrotolerans DNA harbors:
- a CDS encoding phosphoenolpyruvate carboxykinase (GTP) — MGDLARLPLLEKAPTTHAGLLAWVEEVAELTQPDRIHWVDGTEEENTRLTDELVAAGTLTRLNQELFPNSFAAFSDPADVARVEEQTYICSEKEHDAGFTNNWMAPAEMKQKLHGLFAGSMRGRTMYVIPFVMGHLDAEDPKFGVEITDSAYVVASMRIMARIGTDVLNRITETNAFFVPALHSLGAPLEAGQADVPWPCNPDKWIVHFPEERSIWSYGSGYGGNALLGKKCYALRIASVMARDEGWLAEHMLILKLTSPEQKTYYVSAAFPSACGKTNLALLDPTIEGWKVETLGDDITWMRFGKEGELRAVNPEAGLFGVAPGTGWGTNPNAMRAIAKGNSVFTNVALTDDGGVWWEGMTEEVPAHLTDWQGNSWTPDSDKPAAHPNSRFCTPIDQIDMLAEEYNSPDGVELSAILFGGRRKTTIPLVTEARSWSNGIFMGSTLSSETTAAAAGAVGVVRRDPMAMLPFIGYDAGDYLNHWVNLSAKGNPERLPKIFLVNWFRRTAEGGFAWPGFGDNARVLKWAIERLEGKADAVETPIGFVPTGESIDLKGLDMTPAQVEEAVRVDPAEWATELASIEEWFANFGDSLPEALQSELAGLKSRLG; from the coding sequence ATGGGCGATCTCGCAAGACTGCCGCTGCTTGAGAAAGCACCCACTACACATGCTGGCCTGCTGGCATGGGTCGAAGAGGTTGCAGAACTTACTCAGCCGGACCGCATCCACTGGGTTGACGGTACCGAAGAGGAAAACACGCGACTCACCGACGAACTCGTCGCAGCAGGAACGCTGACGCGCTTGAACCAGGAGCTCTTCCCCAACTCATTCGCTGCATTCTCTGATCCCGCGGACGTTGCCCGTGTGGAAGAACAGACCTACATCTGCTCCGAGAAGGAGCACGACGCAGGCTTCACCAATAACTGGATGGCCCCGGCCGAGATGAAGCAGAAGCTGCACGGGCTGTTTGCCGGCTCCATGCGCGGCCGCACCATGTACGTCATCCCGTTCGTGATGGGCCACCTCGATGCCGAAGATCCCAAGTTCGGCGTCGAGATTACCGACAGTGCCTACGTTGTTGCCTCGATGCGCATCATGGCCCGCATCGGCACCGACGTGCTGAACCGCATCACCGAGACGAACGCCTTCTTCGTGCCGGCCCTGCACTCCCTGGGTGCACCGCTGGAAGCCGGCCAGGCGGACGTGCCGTGGCCGTGCAACCCGGACAAGTGGATCGTGCACTTCCCCGAGGAACGCTCCATCTGGTCCTACGGCTCCGGCTACGGCGGCAACGCCCTGCTGGGCAAGAAGTGCTACGCCCTGCGTATCGCCTCCGTGATGGCCCGGGACGAAGGCTGGCTGGCCGAGCATATGCTCATCCTGAAGCTGACTTCGCCCGAGCAGAAGACGTACTACGTCTCGGCTGCCTTCCCGTCCGCCTGCGGCAAGACCAACCTCGCGCTGCTCGATCCCACCATCGAAGGCTGGAAGGTGGAAACCCTGGGTGACGACATCACCTGGATGCGCTTCGGCAAGGAAGGCGAGCTCCGCGCCGTCAACCCCGAGGCCGGCCTGTTCGGCGTGGCTCCGGGCACCGGCTGGGGCACCAACCCGAACGCGATGCGCGCCATCGCCAAGGGCAACAGTGTCTTCACCAACGTCGCACTGACCGACGACGGCGGCGTGTGGTGGGAGGGCATGACCGAGGAAGTGCCCGCGCACCTCACCGACTGGCAGGGCAACTCCTGGACCCCGGACTCGGACAAGCCCGCGGCCCACCCGAACTCGCGCTTCTGCACCCCCATCGACCAGATCGACATGCTGGCCGAGGAGTACAACAGCCCCGACGGTGTGGAGCTTTCCGCGATCCTGTTCGGTGGCCGCCGCAAGACCACCATCCCGCTGGTCACCGAGGCCCGCAGCTGGTCAAACGGCATCTTCATGGGCTCCACGCTGTCCTCGGAGACCACTGCCGCTGCGGCCGGAGCGGTAGGCGTTGTCCGCCGCGACCCCATGGCCATGCTGCCCTTCATCGGCTACGACGCAGGCGACTACCTGAACCACTGGGTCAACCTGTCCGCCAAGGGCAACCCGGAACGCCTGCCCAAGATCTTCCTGGTCAACTGGTTCCGCCGTACGGCCGAGGGCGGCTTCGCCTGGCCTGGCTTCGGAGACAACGCCCGCGTCCTCAAGTGGGCCATTGAGCGCCTGGAAGGCAAGGCAGACGCCGTCGAGACGCCGATCGGTTTTGTTCCCACCGGCGAATCCATCGACCTCAAGGGCCTGGACATGACGCCCGCCCAGGTCGAGGAAGCTGTTCGCGTTGACCCGGCCGAGTGGGCCACCGAGCTCGCGTCCATCGAGGAGTGGTTCGCCAACTTCGGCGATTCCCTCCCCGAGGCGCTGCAGTCCGAGCTTGCCGGCCTGAAGTCCCGCCTGGGCTGA